The nucleotide window TTGCCATCTTTTCCAAATAGTTTATTTATAAAATAAATTGCAGCAATTCCAACTATGATATAGATGATAATATCTTCCATTTTAAACCTTATTTTGATAATGATTATTATATCATTATTTAATATTTTTGCATAATTTTTAGGTTTAAAACAATAAAATATAACCACAAAAATAAAAGGATACAACATACAAAATAGATTAATAAATGATACTATTTACAATCATATAGAATATACAAAACTTGAAGATAAAATTCTTCAAACAAAAATAGTGAATAGATTACAATTCATCACACAAAATGCTTTGGCGTATTTTTCATATCCATCAATTACTACAAAAAGATTTATTCATAGTTTAGGAACTATGCATTTAGCTTCTTTTATGTTCAAAAATGCGTTACTTAATGCTGATAAAAAAACAAAAAATGATTTTTTATCAAGCCTAAAAAATACAATTGTTTCTATAATAATTGAAGAAAATCTAAAACTTAGTTTTGATGATATGGATTATTTTGATAACAAAGCTTTATACCAATTTACAATTCCAACAAAATCAAAATCTCAAAGAGCAACTTATACAATATTTTTACAAACACTAAGAATAGTTGCCCTACTTCACGATGTAGGACATCTTCCTTTTTCACATCAAGTTGAATATGCTTTAAAAAAAGTTTATGACAAAATCAAACTAAAAGAGCAAAATCAAGAAGCTCTACTAGAAAAAGAGGTAGTTTTTAAAGAAAATTATGAAGAGATTACAAAAAATTCAAAAGAAGTTTTACACGAAGCAATAGGTGAAAATCTTTTAAAACTACTTTTTGATTATGAATTAGAAGAATTAATCTCAAAATCTTATGAAAAAGAGTATTTAAAACTTATCAAAAGACTTGCTATTTTAATCCTTGAAGAAGAGTTTTATGAAGGTTTTGATTTTAAAGTTTTACATAATTTTATAGATAGCACAGTTGATGCAGATAGACTTGATTATATAAATCGTGATATGTTAGCAAGTGGTTATATAACAGGTCCAAATGACCATATAAGAATCACAAAACAAGCAGTTCTTGTGGAAAAAGATGAAAAATTTTATCTAAGTTTTTACGATATGAGTTTGATTGATATTGAACATATGCTTGAAATGAGATTTAATCTTTATAAAAAAGTAATCTTCAATCATGGTATTGCAAAAACAGATACACTACTTGAAAGTGTAGTTCAATATTTAGCTAGCAAATATTTTGAAGATGAAAAAGAAGAAAAACTTTCAAACTCGATTTCAATGTTGTGGAATTTTAAAAATCAAAATAGACAAAAAGAACTTGATACAATCTCTATGCTTGATGAAAATTGGCTAATTTCATTATTTAAAAATAGATATTTTGATATAAAAGATAAAGAAATTCAAACAAAAGAAGATAAAAAATATCTATACTGTTTTGAAGAAGTTTTATTTGGAAAACGAAGATTTAGAAGTCCTTGGAAAAACCTAAATGAATTTTATAAAGTGTTAGATTTTACAACCGTTGAAAGATATAAATTTAGAGAAAGCTTTGGATTTATAACAATAAATAGATTAAATAAATTACAAATAGCATTAGATGATTTTGTTAAAAAATATGAAAATGAAGAACTATATTTTGCATACCAAATAGTATCTTTTAAACTTGGAATTGCAAAAGATTTTTATTTATATGATGGTGATGAACTTATAAATATTGATGAAATTTCAACTTTAAGAAAAAGATTAAAATATTCTATGAGAAATACTGTTCCTTTTTATCTTTACTCAAATAAAAAAACTTTAACAACAGAGATGAAAACAGAGCTAAAATCTATATTATTCAATATTTTTGAGGAATGAAATAGATAAATATTTTGCTAAAATTACAAATACTAATTC belongs to Arcobacter defluvii and includes:
- a CDS encoding FeoB-associated Cys-rich membrane protein gives rise to the protein MEDIIIYIIVGIAAIYFINKLFGKDGNCGCGGKGNCSKK